A segment of the Coffea arabica cultivar ET-39 chromosome 8c, Coffea Arabica ET-39 HiFi, whole genome shotgun sequence genome:
CCTTCCAATCCCCTCATCGTCTCTTACCCATCCTCCCACGGAATCCTGAATCCTGTGAATTCTGGATTGAAACCGACGTTGCTTGACCACCGAATGAAAGTATCTTGAATTCCGATCACCGTGTTGTAGCCACTTGACCCTAGCCTTCTGACTCCAAAATTGTTCCTCAATAGCTAACTGGCGGTTCAAATTAGCTTGGGCCTGCTGGAGCTCCAAGTGAGCCTCGTCAGAGAGATCAACCTGTACCCGCATTTCTGCCTCTGCCACTGCCGCTTCCCCCTTCCTAACATTCTCAAAAACATTTCCAAAAACCTGTTTGTTCCAGACACGAAGAGCCCGGGAGACATTCTTCAATTTTCCCCACACTTCCGAAAAGGGGGACCCCATCACCTCCACCTGCCAAGCTGACTTGACCACTTCCAAGAAACCCACTTTGGAGGGCCAAACGTTCAAAAAGCGGAACGAGCGACTCCTACAATCAACTTTAGGTGCTAGCGAGATGAGTAGCGGAGCATGGTCAGACGGGGCACGCACTAAGTGGGACACAGAGACTGAGAAAGGACAATCCAAGCACTCCATATTGAGCAAAACTCTATCTAACCGTTTCCAGATGCGCGCCCTCCCTAATCTGTTATTATACCACGTGAAACTACTACCCGAGAAACCTGCATCGAATACCCCCCCTCCAGACATAAATTGAGAAAGTTCAAGACCCTCTGCCAGCCGAAACTGCCTGCCTCCTTTCTTCTCACTGCcggaaataataaaattaaaatcccCCACAATGCACCACGGTCCCTGCCGAGGCTTATCCTGTAGCAGCCCCTCCCAAAGCCGCTGCCGCTCCTCCCTCAAACACTTGGCATGAACAAAAGAAGTTAATAATGGATTCGGGAACTGGGGGTGCCCCCACCGGATTGAAAGGTGCTGATCCGACTCCCCAACCACCTGGCCACCAACCGGGGAACTAAAAAACACCCACAACTCCCCAGAGGCATTACACACTACGTAGTCAAAATTCAACTTAAGCCGAATTGAATCAGCTTCATACCTAGACAATTTTGGTTCACAAACACCCACAAGCACCAACCTATGCATCCGAACAAGATTCTTAAGTCTTCGAAGATTGGTGGGCTTTCCAATCCCCTGAATATTCCAAAAACATGCATTAATCATGGGTTAAACTATGAAAATAATTTTGAGTTTTCTTAGCtacctgtagacaccaaatttttggtttcgaattttacttatttaattagtttaattttaaatttgttgtttcaattttagatttattttcgGGGATTCCTGTTTCATGTCtcttattttaattagtttacgaACATTTATTactaatttaattgaaaaaagagaaaaatgatgaaaatggaaaatgaaaaaaaaaggaaaaaggaaaaatgaaaattgcatttttgttgtttattatttctagtttatttatttttatccgaTGTTAATTAACTTGTtgttttttgttattattatcaatttttgttttaattaaaaaaaaaagagagtcacggcatgcaagctgcgttttttcgCAGCGGAAGGGCTTGGGGCAGccctttggctgcaaatatagaaggagattgctggggttttagggttgaggTCCCATATATAAAGGCCAAAAGAAATCGCCGCAAAAGGAAGGAGGTGGGCAACGAAAGAGAGAGGCGGAAAAACAGAGAGAAAAGCAGAAAGCTACGGGATTTCATCGAAGGACTGGGGAGCTGAAAAAGAAACAGCGGAGGGAAGAAAGATTGAAGTTGACGGCTGAGAGTTGAGATCGAGAGAGAGTAGGGGGGGTTGgctgaagaaagaaaaggaagaaaagggcTATCGGGCTGAGAAGAAAAcgggaaaaaaaggaagagcTTCAGGTGGGAAGCAAGAAAGGGCTGAGAAAGAAAGGAGGAATCTGAGAATAAACGGGCAAGGGAGGCTATGGGTAGTGAAGGAGAAACAACGACAAGAAACGAGAGCAAAAGAAATCAGAGGAGAAAGAGAAAGCTGCGGGCTGCTCTTTTCCTTGGAAGAAGCTGATCATCCAACCCTCTTGAGTGAAGATTTTCCCCTTCAATTCGGCATCGTTCGCCAAACTGCTGACTTCTACACACTCTCCGATATCAGGAGAGTAAGTTCTATTCAAAAATTTCGGAGTAAAACTGACAGGAAAGTCACCAGATTTGCCTTCCAAAGTCACGGATCGGCTCTGCTGGTGCATCTGCGAAGCTGCGAAGAATTCTTAAAACTCATCATCCGCTCGTTCCTTTTGACTTCAGCCTCGTTCAAGCTCATCATCAGGTAATCATAATATCACTTCTTATTCCTTATAGCACCTGCACGAAGCATAATCCAAGAAATCTGTGCTTGCTATGTCACGACCTTGCTGGGTTATGAGATGACTTTGCTCTTCAACTGATAATGTAGTCTCAGGCCTGATGAGTTTGGTTTACCCAGTGTTTTGATGCCATAGAGGAAAGTGAAATGTCCAAGTAAATCTGATTGGTGTTTTTTTTAGTTGGTCAATGCATGTTTGTTTGTTCTTTTGGTCTCTCCCGTCTTGCATAATTTTGTCCCAGAAATTTTGTTTACAAAGATTATATGGCTTAGTTGATGTTCTTGGCTAGAGGATGGGGATGGTTTTTTCTTGTTGAAACCGCAAGCCGTGAATGATTGAAAGTTGCATAAGCATTGCGGGCGtaaaaattgcagaaagaaAGCTTCTGCGTTAACTTTACATCAAGAATCTTCATTTTTATTCCTTGTCGTCTTGCCGATAGCTGGTTTGAAACCTGGGATTGTATGATCTTGCGATGGGTTTTGAATTATGTGTTTAAATCACTGTAATGTTTATCTCTATCTCTGCAAGCTATGTAACTCATGATCTGAAACCAGTTTTGAGGATTTGTTTGGAATATGCAAACGGAAGTATTCTGTTTCTTTGTTGTTTGCAAATCCgagaagaaaaggaggaaaggGGGGAGTTTTGAGCTTTAATCTCATGTTTTTGTGCTGTTTCTCTGTTGGATTGTGATTCTTGTGGGGTTCTAGTTGATAAAGTCATGGATTCCATTTGAGTTTGCTCGAATATTTGTGTTTGTTAAGCTGCTAAGAAGATTGCAGCAAGAAAGCTTTCAAATTTGCAGAAACATAGAAGAAAGCTTCTGGGATGGTTTGCATggaaaaaatttcagaaaaattacactttaaccACTCAAGTTTCACCTTGTGCTACTATGACCCGgaaaattgagaaaactaatcaattgggtccctgtgacttttgcagcaatgcattatggcccaattacattccaatgtcttgcaattaggtcctaaggtgggtGCATTTTGAGTCGTTACTTggctcttttattatttttgggacctttgaagttcttaaatgtttcgattggacttgaatggttgattaatctTTGCGAGTTgctccttggtagttttaatttttgcaacttcattgtttgtttgattccaattagccaccttgctttgtttaaattgcacttcatttaagagctttatgaccatgtgagcccgtgtttgcatgttttctttaatttttacaaataaattggtaccttgaccatttcttttattttggaggataaataagccatttttctttcatttgggcaccattccaagggaggtataacttcttttatcttttttgtttctttcctttgtgatccaacgtgctaagtgagaattgcatgcctacttgcttcctttgcctttccttaattcctttcatttatttcatttttacttttggtttttatttaagttattctttatggggtatgtgtacacctcttggcttgtaatagatagggcttggaaagcacttgatgaagacctattgaagacgtgtgcctagctagcaaatgtaataggtccatTACCTTGATTGCTTACTTTtattgctatgtgttaatttgctttattaggctcttgcatctagtcgagcatgctaagtgttatgtgctatgtgtttatgagtgtttggcatgtctacttgctttctatagtcgtagatgaatgtgatggatgaatgtacgtcaccacactagtccaatgctagttgtggctcattatcccgttaggaattcatagaaagggctagtccaacgctagacccttaggaatttccctttcgttagtgcatacttgcatgttcactacatttcatgcatttttcttagtttttatcatttggcatgctccttcaatccttttcccctcattttaggctttttgcatcttcatgctagttataggatacatttgcttgagagtcccctttcgataagggaaacgagcgagtttggctacaaaatagccttagcacgctagttcttccttctaatccaagggaaaatcaaagtcgtaaagttaggagtccttcccgtgcccgacctgatgcattcccttagggtcatacacttgcattctttttatatcacattcacactcttttagccacattttctcactacttagactttttctcaatctacactttctcaccactttcttcctatcacttatttattttctatctcacaaatggcacccaattgcacttatatgtatctactatcctatttttattcatttgcacacacaaacacctttattttctcacacttgcacacttacacttaaGTCCTCACTTGCACTAATAACGACTTCCATGAGAGCTTTCCtcattggccaccacaattcatgtggttgggacctaaaagcctcatgagaaacattttaggtttaggattgtttttttctttccttttcgcatccattagtcatatccaacatgcaatacataccttgggtagaaaaattaggaaaagtggggctaagtctcGCAACTAGCTTCAGCTAGGGTAAAGGAGTGCTTTAGGCTTTGcttttgccttctcccttatcaaatgtgacccccgatccctttctttggttacgtagacctaaaagttcttcaaaagggtttgtttactttttctttcagaaacaaaacaaaaatcatttttgggtgacttggtacaccctaactccgtaccaagtggcgactccatttttcatccaaaaaccctttttgaactttatttggccaaaccgtcgcattttcaagtcccacggccttttattttcattttttcacacacgttcacatacacactactttcacacacacccaacatcaaaaagtggggcgcgacactacCGACCTTACCCTGTCAGACGGAGCCGCGACCCGCATCCCCCTCCCCTTCGTCTTCCTCCCACCCTGTTCAAGAACGGCAACCTGGTCTAGATTCAATGTCATAGCTAACCTCTGCGTTTCCATCCCCTCACCATGCTGTCCTTCACCATAGCGCAGAGACAGGTCGCCGGACGAAACATCCGACGATGTTCGAGCCAACAACCCAGCCTGCGCAAGACTGCCTTCCTTCCCCCCATCCGACCCCTCAGTCGCCACCCTTTCCGCAAGATCCGCAATGATCTTGTCTGCCGCAGCACCCACAGCGTGCTCCACTAGCTCTGCCGCAGCTGCCAAGGACAGGTCAGCCCCCTCTGTCTCCCCTACCTCCTGCACCTGCACTGTTGCCCCATTACCATCTCCATGCACGAACACCTCCTCAACTTGCTGCGCAGTCAGCACTCCCCCATCACCCGACCCATGGGCGACAGCAAAATCAGTAATCACCAATCCCTGCTCCTGCTGTCGCTCCGCTGTGATGCCATCAGCAGGCCCCTCCAACCCAGAAGCCTGTTGCTGGACCAATGGTGCCCCCATCTCGCGACCCACAGCCAACGTACGTCCCCCTCCCGTTCCTTCTTTGTCCCCTTCACGCACCGATGCCGTCTCTCTTCCCGAAGCCAAAAGTTCCCTCGGCTGAAACCTCTGCACCCCCCGCGACTTCCCTCCTCGTGAAGGCTCTTGCTTCAATTCCGGATGCTTCACTCTGCACTCTACATCACTATGGCCCTGATGAAAGCAATACCCGCAATATCTGGGTAAGTTCTCTGGAACCAAGGGCTGCCAGAAACCAAGCCGCTCACCAAACGAAATCCAAACCCGGGACGGAAGTTCCTTCATCAAATCTACCTCAACACATACCCTGGCCATGTTAGGTCTTGAACCTTGTGCAGTAGCTGCATCCACGCATAAGGGCTGTCCCAAACAAGCCACAATGGGAAATAAGCATTCCTTGTGAAAAAGGTGAACCGGCAATTTCGGCAACGCAAACCAGACTGGAACAACAGAGGTCTCCCTATCCACGTGAAAATCAATGGACCACTTGAAAACTCTCATAGGAGCCTCTTTGATATACCAAATACCTCTAGCCCAGATTCTGTAATAATCAGACTCAGTTGTCAACCGAATTAAAACATGTCTTCTATCCAACAAGCCAATAGCAAACTCAGCTTTTAAATCCAACGTATGGAAAAATTTTCGCAGGTCTTCCAAAGGAGGCCGCCccctggaaaattttcccactAACGCGAATTGGAACGGAGTTGCAACACGTTCAATGTCCACCATGTCGAAGGTTACTGCCGGTTCTCCTCTGTGGGTAGAAACCACAGCCTTCACCCGTGCCTCCATTGACGACGGCAACGAAGCAAACGATTTTTCCTGGAAGCCCaccctgtagacaccaaatttttagcgtaatttcatttactatttaattcttagtttttatttgtcgtgttaagtttttagtttttattctattatttttattttaaactttCTAGCATAAAATttctcgaaaaagaaaaaagaagaaagaaaagcattcaaaaaatatgatttagttgtttgtgatttaatttcaatgttttcttgaaaaaaaaaagggataaagaGGAAATATGatgatggaaaatgaaaaaaaaaggaaaatggaatttgcactttgttgtttttagtttatttatttttatccaatgttaattaagttatttttgttatttatttttattatcaattttgttttaattaatctctaaaaaaaaaacaaaaagattcttacatgcaagctgcggaaacgcagcttgcaaaggacgGTCGCATGCCCATCGGAGGGCTGGCTTTTAAGGTAATAACAAACccctcatcctcacctttgaggtgagggttcaGGGGATATAGCTCCCCATATAAAAGGAAACGGAGATAGCAAAGAGGGGGCATCGAGTGACGGCTGCAGAAAtctgggaaaaagaaaggaaaaccagAGAGAGGAGTGGACGACTGAGTGAAAAAGGCTGAGGGAGAATCTGAGAAACCAGAGAGAGGGAACGATTTGGATTTTGGGGGAGAGTTTTGAGGGAGCCACGGTGCAAGGCCGCGAAGAAACAACGCAAGAAAAATCTGTCCAAGCCACCACAGTCCGCACCTGCCACTGCTGCTGTCCATCGTCGCCGCATCGAGCGCAACCTCCATCGCAGCCACCAACAACCACAACCCTTCTTCTCCCGCGTAGCCAACAAGTGGCCAACGG
Coding sequences within it:
- the LOC140013429 gene encoding uncharacterized protein; the encoded protein is MELEYDVNEAEDRVNDLCDQLRDARERETKRARKPGTRKEAYSPEIKRNQLQTLASGQNKKVLFQRASQAVTADSGGGGGSSSWTGRWPLVGYAGEEGLWLLVAAMEVALDAATMDSSSGRVGFQEKSFASLPSSMEARVKAVVSTHRGEPAVTFDMVDIERVATPFQFALVGKFSRGRPPLEDLRKFFHTLDLKAEFAIGLLDRRHVLIRLTTESDYYRIWARGIWYIKEAPMRVFKWSIDFHVDRETSVVPVWFALPKLPVHLFHKECLFPIVACLGQPLCVDAATAQGSRPNMARVCVEVDLMKELPSRVWISFGERLGFWQPLVPENLPRYCGYCFHQGHSDVECRVKHPELKQEPSRGGKSRGVQRFQPRELLASGRETASVREGDKEGTGGGRTLAVGREMGAPLVQQQASGLEGPADGITAERQQEQGLVITDFAVAHGSGDGGVLTAQQVEEVFVHGDGNGATVQVQEVGETEGADLSLAAAAELVEHAVGAAADKIIADLAERVATEGSDGGKEGSLAQAGLLARTSSDVSSGDLSLRYGEGQHGEGMETQRLAMTLNLDQVAVLEQGGRKTKGRGMRVAAPSDRGIGKPTNLRRLKNLVRMHRLVLVGVCEPKLSRYEADSIRLKLNFDYVVCNASGELWVFFSSPVGGQVVGESDQHLSIRWGHPQFPNPLLTSFVHAKCLREERQRLWEGLLQDKPRQGPWCIVGDFNFIISGSEKKGGRQFRLAEGLELSQFMSGGGVFDAGFSGSSFTWYNNRLGRARIWKRLDRVLLNMECLDCPFSVSVSHLVRAPSDHAPLLISLAPKVDCRSRSFRFLNVWPSKVGFLEVVKSAWQVEVMGSPFSEVWGKLKNVSRALRVWNKQVFGNVFENVRKGEAAVAEAEMRVQVDLSDEAHLELQQAQANLNRQLAIEEQFWSQKARVKWLQHGDRNSRYFHSVVKQRRFQSRIHRIQDSVGGWVRDDEGIGREAVRFFSKLFSADPVPDFHLLLVIPNLGDEINNTRLEEVPSLEEVKGVVFGMDGDSTAGPDGFSGKFFTVAWEVVANDVYKAVVSFFCGAKLPHFITATSLVLLPKVMNPKDFTQFRPISVSNFLNKVISRILVARLSSVLPRIISPQQSGFVKGRSIADNYLLAQELMSDMGRKCRGGNLALKLDMAKAYDRVSWPFLIAVLRRFGFGERFIDMVWRLISNVWFSVLVNGVSYGFFKSSRGLRQGDPLSPSLFIIGAEVLSRALNGLVSQSRGVGYKVPRHCPVVSHLAFANDVIIFANGTAGSLSRVMKCLEWYQSDSGQLVNVQKSGYLVHPRIAVGRKKVIERVTHFQRREFPVRYLGAPLFTGRAKEAYYSDLCQTVLNKVLSWKSRLLSFGGKLILIRHVLSSIPIHLLAVGVIPKGVFRTIERVCADFLWQAGDEQKKFHWIRWRDLCYPTNEGGAGLRSLGDMYKAFSCKLWWNFRCGLSLWARFLNAKYCKRRHPCQISVSILGSATWKRMLDVRGLAELFIGWRLNEGQCSFWYDNWTGHGALYLRMRV